A genome region from Pseudomonas pergaminensis includes the following:
- a CDS encoding TrlF family AAA-like ATPase, translating to MIGRGSEWRRWEPHIHAPGTVLNNQFGSDSPWDVYLKKLETVAPKIEALAVTDYYLTDTYEEVLRQKAAGRLKDVQLIFPNVELRLDVAAKSGFVNLHLLVSPEDPNHVAELHRILQRLQFQAHGDTFNCTRQDLISLGKKADTSILDDRAALSHGATQFKVSFDQLRRVMRESDWAKTNILIAVAGATGDGTSGLRQAADATMRQEIEKFAHIIFSSSTAQREFWSGRKGVTLDQLKERYGGCKPCLHGSDAHDQKTVGQPVEERYSWIKGGLEFDALRQACIDPEGRAYVGSESPSTAMPSQVISNIAIGDASWAATPDIPLNPGLIAIIGARGSGKTALADMIAAGCDAITPGSWSASANISPSFLVRARQLLGHATATLTWGGGASVTRFLDGRDANGHLAFPRARYLSQQFVEELCSSAGVSDGLIAEIERVIFDAHPQDDLDGAIDFAELRDFRTARFQQAREREAEAIADLSERIATEIEKEAAVTGLALQVTQKTGQIKSYNEDLAKLVVKGTEAQAIRHTQLGQAVQTLRGTIQAYGNQRRTFVALQDEVVSTRNTKAPELLRQAKERHVLSGLNQEQWDEFLLIYKGDVDTSLTSYVTWSDLQIAALTGPTTPTSDLNTPFFPDTADLSKLTLNTLLAEMARLEVLLSADNIIRGQYSTLSKRIAQENAALITLQSRLADAQGAGARRKELQSERDEAYGRVFQAIINEQNSLSDLYGPLMARLNASTGTLRKLGFSVRRVVDVATWGAVAEEDLLDRRKAGPFQGRGALIALADTTLRSAWETGSAADVQAAMANFISLYMRDLLSQAPFGQNQQVEFRGWLKQFAHWLFATDHISVRYEIVYDGMDIRKLSPGTRGIVLLLLYLALDDADDRPLIIDQPEENLDPKSVFEELVALFIAAKAKRQVIMVTHNANLVINTDADQIIVADAGPHPAGGLPPFKYTSGGLENTAIRKAVCDILEGGEEAFRERARRLRVRLDR from the coding sequence ATGATTGGTCGTGGGTCTGAATGGCGTCGCTGGGAACCGCACATCCATGCGCCGGGAACTGTCCTAAATAATCAGTTTGGCAGCGACTCCCCTTGGGATGTCTACCTCAAAAAACTTGAGACAGTCGCGCCGAAAATTGAGGCGCTGGCGGTGACTGACTATTATCTTACTGACACTTACGAAGAGGTGCTAAGGCAAAAGGCGGCTGGCCGTTTAAAAGATGTGCAGCTCATTTTTCCCAACGTCGAATTGCGTTTAGATGTCGCTGCAAAGTCTGGCTTCGTCAATTTGCATCTCCTAGTCAGCCCTGAAGACCCGAACCACGTCGCAGAACTGCACCGCATCCTTCAGCGCCTTCAGTTCCAGGCGCATGGCGATACCTTCAACTGCACTCGCCAAGATCTGATTTCGCTCGGGAAGAAAGCCGACACTAGCATTCTCGATGACCGTGCGGCGCTTTCGCACGGTGCCACGCAATTCAAGGTAAGTTTTGACCAGCTTCGCCGCGTTATGCGAGAGAGCGATTGGGCGAAGACCAACATCCTCATCGCGGTTGCAGGCGCGACGGGCGACGGAACTTCGGGGTTGCGCCAAGCCGCAGACGCAACCATGCGTCAGGAGATCGAAAAGTTCGCCCACATCATCTTCTCAAGTAGTACGGCACAGCGCGAGTTCTGGTCTGGTCGTAAGGGCGTGACGCTCGACCAGCTGAAGGAGCGATATGGCGGCTGCAAGCCCTGCCTCCACGGCAGCGACGCACACGACCAGAAAACCGTAGGCCAGCCGGTTGAAGAGCGTTATTCGTGGATCAAGGGTGGTCTAGAGTTCGATGCCCTACGCCAGGCTTGTATCGACCCCGAAGGTCGTGCTTATGTCGGCAGCGAATCGCCGTCCACAGCCATGCCTTCCCAAGTTATCTCGAACATAGCTATCGGAGACGCGAGTTGGGCAGCAACTCCGGACATACCACTTAATCCTGGGCTCATCGCAATCATCGGCGCGCGCGGCTCAGGCAAGACCGCGCTTGCTGACATGATTGCAGCCGGCTGTGACGCAATCACCCCAGGTAGCTGGAGTGCGAGCGCAAATATCAGCCCCTCATTTCTCGTCCGTGCCCGCCAGTTGCTTGGCCACGCGACTGCAACGCTGACATGGGGTGGAGGTGCTTCAGTCACACGCTTCCTCGACGGTCGCGATGCAAACGGTCATTTAGCCTTTCCCCGAGCGCGCTACTTGTCGCAGCAATTCGTAGAGGAGCTTTGCTCCTCTGCTGGCGTCTCCGATGGACTTATTGCGGAGATAGAGCGTGTGATCTTTGATGCCCACCCGCAGGATGATCTTGACGGCGCTATCGACTTTGCCGAATTAAGGGATTTTCGCACCGCCCGTTTCCAGCAGGCCAGAGAACGGGAGGCTGAGGCAATCGCCGATTTATCCGAGCGCATTGCCACGGAGATTGAAAAGGAAGCTGCTGTCACAGGCCTAGCGCTGCAAGTCACGCAAAAGACCGGCCAGATCAAAAGTTACAACGAAGATCTCGCCAAGCTTGTCGTAAAGGGAACTGAGGCGCAGGCCATTCGCCATACCCAGCTCGGACAGGCCGTGCAGACGCTGCGCGGCACGATCCAGGCCTACGGCAATCAGCGCCGGACATTCGTTGCTCTGCAGGATGAGGTCGTCAGCACTCGCAATACCAAGGCCCCCGAGCTGCTTCGCCAAGCCAAGGAGCGGCATGTTCTCAGCGGCCTCAATCAGGAGCAATGGGATGAATTTCTGCTGATCTATAAAGGCGATGTCGATACGAGTTTGACCAGCTATGTCACATGGTCCGATCTGCAAATTGCAGCGCTCACAGGTCCGACCACGCCGACCAGCGACCTGAACACGCCGTTCTTTCCAGATACTGCTGACCTCTCCAAATTAACCCTCAATACGCTGTTGGCTGAAATGGCCCGGCTGGAGGTCCTACTAAGCGCCGACAATATCATTCGCGGTCAGTACTCCACCCTGTCAAAGCGCATCGCCCAAGAGAACGCCGCGCTCATTACCCTTCAATCACGCCTAGCCGACGCTCAAGGCGCTGGCGCGCGTCGTAAGGAGCTCCAAAGCGAGCGCGATGAGGCTTATGGCCGAGTATTTCAGGCGATCATCAATGAGCAGAATTCGCTCTCCGATCTTTATGGACCGCTGATGGCGCGCTTGAATGCGTCCACCGGCACACTTCGCAAGCTCGGGTTCTCGGTTCGCCGCGTCGTCGACGTTGCCACCTGGGGAGCTGTGGCTGAAGAAGACCTTCTCGACCGACGGAAGGCCGGGCCATTCCAAGGCCGCGGTGCACTAATCGCTCTGGCGGACACAACCCTACGATCAGCATGGGAAACAGGGTCGGCTGCCGACGTACAGGCAGCGATGGCGAACTTCATTTCGCTATACATGCGCGACCTTCTGAGCCAGGCCCCTTTTGGCCAGAATCAACAAGTAGAGTTTCGTGGCTGGTTGAAGCAGTTCGCGCACTGGCTTTTCGCCACCGATCACATCTCGGTGCGATACGAAATAGTCTATGACGGAATGGATATCCGCAAACTGTCGCCTGGAACGCGGGGAATCGTACTTCTCCTTCTCTACTTGGCACTGGACGATGCTGACGATCGGCCACTTATCATCGATCAGCCAGAGGAGAACTTGGACCCCAAATCTGTGTTCGAGGAGTTGGTCGCCCTATTTATCGCGGCCAAGGCCAAACGCCAGGTAATCATGGTCACGCACAATGCCAACCTTGTCATCAACACCGATGCGGACCAAATCATTGTCGCCGACGCCGGACCGCATCCTGCTGGTGGGTTGCCCCCATTCAAATACACTTCTGGCGGCCTTGAGAACACTGCTATTCGCAAGGCGGTTTGCGACATTCTGGAGGGCGGCGAAGAGGCTTTCCGCGAACGCGCACGTCGATTGAGGGTTAGGCTGGATCGCTAA
- the mobH gene encoding MobH family relaxase, translating to MLSLFRQKRQKPPPPPTVNVAEGYLPIESPQSLLAAEHRRQLLDRIWQYTALSHQQFRQLYLNPIHRYIELVQQLPASETHHHAYLGGMLDHGLELVACSLKLRQSYLLPTGAAPEDQAAQTDVWSAGIAYGALLHDIGKIAVDLLVERQDGSVWHPWQGPLNQPYRFRYVKGRDYHLHGAAAGLLYTQILDRPIMDWLSGFPSLWASLLYVLAGQYERAGVLGELVMQADRVSTAQNIGGNPSKALQAPNHSLQHHLISGLRHLVQHELKLNQPGAAGWLTQDALWLVSKTVTDKLRAYLLSQSIEGIPSSNLAVFDELQSHGLVESTPDGKAIWTALVAQDNWQQSFTFLRLQPALIWGNEDRPETFSGTVSVAVYDHSTDAQTSAPTPKAVSKGSGQIPSQPDPGLMGDADYLGTLLDMFELEESEVSDASSESALEVSSPPSDNPGQVFLNWVKEGILSHTLIINDSKAKIHTVSGSVLLVTPGLFQRYAQEFPGISRGADLEIEEWRWVQKQFEKLKVHKKRDNGLNIWTCQVQGPRKKTTLKGYLIESPKHFFELIPPDNPFLKIVEH from the coding sequence ATGCTCAGTCTGTTTCGCCAAAAAAGGCAAAAACCTCCTCCGCCACCCACCGTAAACGTCGCCGAAGGCTACCTGCCCATCGAATCGCCCCAGAGCTTGTTAGCAGCCGAGCACCGCCGCCAGTTGCTTGATCGCATTTGGCAGTACACCGCCCTCTCCCATCAACAGTTCAGGCAGCTCTATTTAAATCCGATCCATCGCTACATCGAGCTGGTCCAACAACTCCCGGCCAGTGAGACGCACCATCATGCTTATCTCGGTGGCATGCTCGACCATGGCCTGGAGCTGGTCGCCTGTAGTCTGAAACTGCGTCAGTCGTATCTGCTGCCCACAGGTGCCGCCCCCGAAGACCAAGCCGCTCAGACCGACGTTTGGTCCGCTGGCATCGCCTACGGCGCCCTGCTGCATGACATTGGCAAGATTGCCGTGGACCTGTTGGTCGAACGCCAAGACGGTAGTGTCTGGCATCCTTGGCAGGGCCCCCTGAATCAGCCCTACCGTTTTCGCTACGTCAAGGGGCGCGACTACCACCTGCATGGCGCGGCCGCAGGCTTGCTCTACACCCAGATTCTCGACAGACCTATCATGGACTGGCTCAGCGGATTTCCATCACTGTGGGCCAGTCTGCTGTATGTCCTGGCAGGTCAGTACGAACGTGCCGGAGTGCTCGGTGAGTTGGTGATGCAGGCCGACCGCGTTTCCACCGCACAGAACATCGGTGGCAACCCGAGCAAGGCGCTGCAAGCGCCGAATCATTCGCTGCAACATCATTTGATCAGCGGACTGCGTCATCTGGTTCAGCACGAGTTGAAACTCAACCAGCCGGGTGCCGCGGGATGGCTCACTCAAGACGCCCTGTGGCTGGTCAGTAAGACAGTCACCGACAAGCTGCGAGCCTATCTGCTGTCGCAATCGATTGAGGGCATTCCCTCGTCCAATCTCGCGGTGTTTGACGAGCTGCAGTCACATGGATTGGTTGAGTCTACACCCGACGGCAAAGCCATTTGGACCGCGCTTGTCGCGCAAGACAACTGGCAGCAGAGTTTCACTTTTCTGCGCCTCCAACCCGCATTGATTTGGGGGAACGAAGACCGGCCCGAGACTTTCAGCGGAACGGTGAGCGTTGCAGTTTATGACCACTCGACTGACGCTCAGACATCAGCACCGACGCCCAAAGCTGTCAGTAAAGGATCAGGTCAAATCCCGTCGCAACCAGATCCCGGGCTCATGGGGGACGCCGACTATCTCGGAACACTGTTGGATATGTTCGAGTTGGAGGAGTCGGAAGTCAGTGACGCATCGTCAGAAAGCGCCCTCGAAGTATCAAGCCCGCCTTCGGACAACCCAGGCCAGGTCTTCCTGAATTGGGTCAAAGAAGGCATCCTGAGCCACACACTGATCATCAATGACAGCAAGGCCAAAATCCACACGGTGAGTGGCAGCGTATTACTGGTCACACCTGGCCTCTTCCAACGCTACGCGCAGGAGTTTCCTGGTATCTCACGGGGGGCCGATCTAGAAATTGAAGAATGGCGCTGGGTGCAGAAGCAGTTTGAGAAGCTGAAGGTTCACAAAAAGCGAGACAACGGTTTAAATATCTGGACATGCCAAGTGCAAGGCCCTAGGAAGAAAACAACCTTAAAGGGGTACTTGATTGAGAGTCCGAAGCATTTTTTTGAATTGATACCACCCGACAACCCTTTTCTTAAAATCGTAGAACATTAA
- a CDS encoding DUF7740 domain-containing protein, translating into MNLTDATLVLLLAARIHGTDEAVRASAKSVVKKLPRSKRDLIYKVIDSRSPLELVDYLAENLDT; encoded by the coding sequence ATGAACCTCACTGACGCCACGCTCGTGCTGCTGCTCGCAGCACGTATCCATGGAACAGACGAAGCCGTCAGGGCCTCGGCGAAAAGCGTGGTCAAGAAGCTTCCGCGCAGCAAGCGTGATCTGATCTACAAGGTGATCGACAGCCGAAGTCCACTCGAACTGGTGGATTACCTGGCGGAGAATCTGGATACGTAA
- a CDS encoding DUF3742 family protein has protein sequence MPTQNRVEVSRVHQWAYTCGMSIKREYRKFKAFESRTAERAVTAGMPAGKLLVRGSFLVFKLAVAAGLLLVSLWLTVSVIILIALCWAIANGTPIKPKDALRYKAYGDPYGEYEYGRAPGQPDLKDL, from the coding sequence ATGCCGACTCAAAACCGTGTTGAGGTTTCCCGCGTCCACCAATGGGCATATACCTGTGGCATGTCGATAAAACGCGAGTATCGCAAGTTTAAAGCATTTGAATCCCGCACGGCGGAGCGTGCGGTGACGGCAGGTATGCCCGCAGGCAAGCTGCTTGTTCGCGGGAGTTTTTTAGTCTTCAAGTTGGCAGTTGCTGCAGGACTGCTTCTAGTTAGCTTATGGCTCACAGTGTCGGTGATAATCCTTATCGCCTTGTGTTGGGCCATTGCGAATGGAACACCTATCAAACCTAAGGATGCTCTCCGTTACAAAGCATATGGCGATCCATATGGTGAGTATGAGTATGGTCGCGCCCCCGGTCAGCCTGATTTAAAAGACCTTTAG
- a CDS encoding DUF3800 domain-containing protein, with translation MSRYYSRRLAGIRLVHVQQLEVEKILCEGKMTAENLSRSVDLPYTPQFDYRFEEEASIEFAQSHEAIGVQLADIVASTVMRYFRDTDAATPVSSELPEAMMRLIDEGDGRWAKRLWPQSSSSYSQRPTCRMSDSTLVSSTSPAHPRAADT, from the coding sequence ATGAGTCGCTATTACAGCAGGCGCTTGGCCGGCATCCGCTTGGTACACGTCCAGCAGTTGGAGGTGGAGAAGATTCTGTGCGAGGGAAAAATGACGGCCGAAAACCTGAGCCGCTCCGTGGATCTGCCCTACACCCCGCAGTTTGACTACCGGTTCGAGGAAGAAGCCAGCATCGAGTTTGCGCAATCGCATGAGGCCATCGGCGTGCAGCTGGCCGACATCGTTGCGAGCACTGTGATGCGCTACTTTCGCGACACTGACGCCGCCACACCCGTGTCGAGCGAACTGCCCGAGGCCATGATGCGACTCATCGACGAGGGCGATGGGCGATGGGCGAAGAGGCTATGGCCTCAATCAAGTAGTAGCTACAGCCAACGTCCGACATGCCGAATGAGTGATTCAACTCTGGTGTCATCCACCAGCCCGGCCCACCCCCGTGCGGCGGACACCTGA
- a CDS encoding IS66-like element ISPsy43 family transposase — translation MTSHPNLDQLNPEELRALAAQLIQRVETMDKQITHHKSVNEKLAHEIALLKRFKFTKRSEQLSPDQASLLDDLIDTDIAAIEAEFEALQPAPVEAKVRQQPKRAPLPPQFPRTLIHHEPDNSHCQCGCALKRIGEDASEKLDYTPGVFTVERHIRGKWACEQCETLIQAPVPAHVIDKGVPTAGLLAHIMVAKFADHLPLYRQEKIFGRAGLPIARSTLAQWVGNCGVQLQPLVDALREAVLTHDVVHADETPVQMLTPGAKKTHRAYVWAYATSQFSNLAAVVYDFSPSRAGEHARAFLGSWNGKLVCDDFAGYKAGFELGVTEIGCMAHARRKFLDLHATNKSQVAEKALNYIAALYEAEREVRELEPGDRQRIRQEKAAPIADALHTWMIAQRQLVPEGSAIAKALDYSLKRWIALTRYLDDGAVPIDNNWCENQIRPWALGRSNWLFAGSLRSGKRAAAIMSLIQSARLNGHDPYAYLKDVLTRLPTQRASEIAELLPHRWRPV, via the coding sequence ATGACTTCGCATCCGAATCTCGATCAATTAAACCCTGAAGAACTGCGTGCCTTGGCGGCGCAGTTGATCCAGCGCGTCGAGACGATGGACAAGCAAATCACTCATCACAAATCGGTCAACGAGAAGCTGGCCCACGAGATCGCGCTGCTCAAACGCTTCAAGTTTACCAAGCGCAGCGAGCAGTTGAGCCCGGATCAAGCCAGCCTGCTCGACGACTTGATCGATACGGATATCGCCGCTATCGAAGCCGAGTTTGAGGCGCTGCAACCGGCACCTGTCGAAGCCAAAGTGCGCCAGCAACCCAAGCGCGCACCGCTGCCACCGCAGTTTCCTCGCACACTGATCCATCACGAACCGGACAACAGCCACTGCCAGTGCGGCTGCGCACTCAAGCGCATCGGCGAAGACGCCAGCGAAAAGCTCGACTACACGCCCGGCGTGTTCACAGTCGAACGCCACATCCGTGGAAAGTGGGCCTGCGAACAGTGCGAAACACTGATCCAGGCGCCGGTACCGGCGCACGTCATCGACAAAGGCGTCCCGACCGCAGGCCTGCTGGCCCACATCATGGTGGCCAAGTTTGCCGACCATCTGCCGCTGTATCGCCAAGAGAAAATCTTCGGCCGCGCCGGGCTGCCCATCGCCCGTTCGACCTTGGCGCAGTGGGTGGGCAACTGCGGCGTGCAATTACAGCCGCTGGTTGATGCGCTGCGCGAAGCCGTGCTGACGCACGACGTCGTTCACGCCGACGAGACGCCGGTACAAATGCTGACGCCTGGTGCGAAAAAAACTCATCGCGCTTACGTCTGGGCCTATGCCACCAGTCAGTTCTCCAACCTGGCGGCGGTCGTTTACGACTTCAGCCCGAGCCGCGCTGGCGAACATGCCCGAGCCTTCTTGGGCAGTTGGAACGGCAAGCTGGTCTGCGATGACTTTGCCGGCTACAAGGCAGGCTTTGAACTGGGCGTTACGGAGATCGGCTGCATGGCCCATGCCCGCCGGAAGTTCTTAGACTTGCACGCGACCAACAAGAGCCAGGTCGCCGAAAAAGCGCTGAACTACATCGCGGCCTTGTACGAAGCTGAACGAGAAGTCCGAGAGCTGGAGCCGGGTGATCGGCAGCGAATACGGCAGGAAAAAGCAGCGCCAATCGCCGACGCACTTCATACCTGGATGATCGCCCAAAGACAGCTTGTGCCTGAGGGTTCGGCCATCGCCAAGGCGCTGGATTACAGTCTCAAACGCTGGATAGCGCTGACGCGCTATCTCGATGACGGTGCCGTGCCCATCGATAATAACTGGTGCGAGAATCAAATCCGGCCGTGGGCTCTTGGGCGTTCGAACTGGCTGTTCGCGGGATCGTTACGCAGCGGTAAACGTGCAGCGGCGATCATGAGTTTGATCCAATCGGCGCGACTCAACGGCCATGATCCGTATGCTTATTTGAAGGACGTCCTCACGCGCCTGCCGACGCAGCGGGCAAGTGAGATTGCGGAGCTACTACCGCATAGGTGGCGACCGGTTTAG
- a CDS encoding ArdC family protein yields MRNIYQDVTDKIVTALDQGVAPWIKPWSSSGLADVRHHQPYPINAITQRPYSGINLPLLWAEARLQGFTQDRWLTFNQAKKAGGHIRKGEHSTLAVLYKPMEREEQTESGQPVLDENGQPKVAHFGILRTHLLFNIEQTEGLETLNETVLETEPSDPFFPNGAAENLLLRSGANIIHRFADEAFYHPIRDLIQLPTKAQFHDQGGYYATALHELTHWTGHHSRLQRDGVTSPCPFGSPGYAFEELIAEMGAAFLCAYAGIQGELRHEGYIDSWLGLLKADNRAIFRASGQARCASEYVLNLEQQLRQTVMDDSRRMNDGA; encoded by the coding sequence ATGCGCAATATCTACCAAGACGTGACTGACAAGATCGTTACCGCGTTAGACCAAGGCGTAGCCCCCTGGATCAAACCCTGGTCCTCAAGTGGCCTAGCTGACGTCCGTCATCATCAACCCTACCCCATTAACGCCATCACACAGCGCCCCTATTCGGGCATCAATTTACCGTTGCTCTGGGCCGAGGCCAGGTTGCAGGGGTTCACTCAAGATCGCTGGTTGACCTTCAATCAAGCCAAAAAAGCCGGCGGGCACATCCGGAAGGGTGAGCACAGCACCCTGGCAGTGCTCTACAAACCGATGGAACGCGAGGAACAGACCGAATCAGGCCAACCCGTACTGGATGAGAACGGCCAGCCCAAGGTCGCTCACTTTGGCATTCTCAGGACGCATCTTCTGTTCAACATCGAGCAAACGGAAGGGCTCGAAACGCTCAACGAAACCGTGCTCGAGACGGAGCCGAGCGATCCCTTCTTCCCCAATGGCGCTGCAGAAAATCTGTTGTTACGTTCGGGCGCAAACATCATTCATCGATTTGCCGACGAAGCTTTTTACCACCCGATCAGGGATCTCATCCAACTGCCAACAAAAGCGCAATTTCATGATCAAGGTGGGTACTACGCCACCGCGCTTCACGAGCTGACGCACTGGACCGGACACCATTCTCGATTGCAGCGTGATGGCGTGACCTCACCTTGCCCATTCGGCTCGCCAGGCTATGCATTCGAAGAGTTGATCGCAGAAATGGGTGCTGCTTTTTTATGTGCTTATGCCGGCATTCAGGGAGAGCTGAGGCACGAGGGCTACATCGACTCCTGGCTCGGCCTGCTCAAGGCTGACAATCGCGCGATTTTCCGCGCCAGTGGCCAGGCCCGATGCGCTTCGGAGTATGTGCTCAACCTGGAGCAGCAACTGAGGCAGACGGTAATGGATGACTCGCGACGCATGAACGATGGAGCTTGA
- the tnpB gene encoding IS66 family insertion sequence element accessory protein TnpB (TnpB, as the term is used for proteins encoded by IS66 family insertion elements, is considered an accessory protein, since TnpC, encoded by a neighboring gene, is a DDE family transposase.), producing the protein MIRIDSIWLATEPMDMRAGTETALARVVAVFGAAKPHCAYLFANRRANRMKVLVHDGLGIWLAARRLNQGRFFWPGVRHGSEVELDAEQLQALVLGLPWQRVGSGAAITVL; encoded by the coding sequence ATGATCCGCATCGACTCCATCTGGCTTGCCACCGAGCCCATGGACATGCGCGCAGGCACTGAAACTGCGCTGGCGCGGGTCGTGGCGGTGTTCGGTGCGGCGAAGCCGCACTGTGCTTATCTGTTTGCCAACCGTCGTGCCAATCGCATGAAAGTGCTGGTGCATGATGGCTTGGGGATTTGGCTTGCTGCCCGGCGCTTGAATCAAGGACGTTTTTTTTGGCCGGGCGTGCGGCACGGCTCTGAAGTCGAGTTGGATGCAGAGCAACTTCAAGCCTTGGTGCTCGGCTTGCCTTGGCAACGCGTCGGTTCCGGAGCAGCCATCACGGTGCTCTAA
- a CDS encoding methyl-accepting chemotaxis protein, with translation MVTAFSGSLSQVERSSHSVSDAAKRLEISIGQAKASMNSQQAETEQVATAINEMTASVADVAQNTEGAARAAESASSASNDGLKVMIETSAAIEALANEVELSASKVEALATHSKEIGGVIEVISTIADQTNLLALNAAIEAARAGEQGRGFAVVADEVRTLASRTQNSTEEIRRIIQQLQGATDAAVQQMKAGQTRARECIQAASQASGSLNQINEAVDGIVGMNTQIASAAVQQHSVSEDINRNVIGIRNSSLIVMEGVEDNAVTADELSLLANELRSVVGKFKLSSNA, from the coding sequence ATGGTAACGGCCTTCTCTGGCTCACTGAGCCAGGTGGAGCGTAGCTCGCATTCAGTCTCAGATGCGGCAAAGCGACTAGAGATCTCCATAGGCCAAGCCAAAGCCTCAATGAACTCACAACAGGCTGAAACCGAGCAGGTTGCTACTGCCATCAACGAAATGACCGCGAGCGTTGCCGACGTGGCCCAGAATACCGAGGGCGCAGCACGTGCCGCTGAATCTGCAAGCAGTGCGTCTAACGACGGCTTGAAAGTTATGATTGAAACAAGTGCCGCTATTGAGGCGTTGGCCAACGAAGTGGAGCTCAGTGCAAGCAAAGTCGAAGCGTTAGCGACACACAGCAAAGAAATCGGTGGTGTCATCGAGGTCATCAGTACCATCGCGGATCAGACTAACCTGCTGGCCCTTAACGCGGCCATCGAGGCGGCGCGAGCTGGCGAGCAAGGCCGTGGTTTCGCGGTCGTGGCTGACGAAGTGCGGACTCTGGCCTCGCGCACACAAAACTCCACAGAAGAAATTCGACGGATCATCCAACAGTTGCAAGGCGCTACTGATGCCGCTGTTCAACAGATGAAAGCTGGGCAAACCCGAGCTAGGGAATGCATTCAGGCAGCGAGCCAAGCGTCTGGCAGCCTGAACCAGATCAATGAAGCAGTAGACGGAATTGTGGGCATGAACACTCAGATTGCAAGTGCGGCGGTGCAGCAACATTCGGTCTCAGAGGATATCAATCGCAACGTCATCGGCATTCGAAACAGCAGCTTAATCGTCATGGAAGGCGTAGAGGACAACGCCGTAACGGCTGACGAGCTTTCATTGCTCGCTAATGAACTTCGCAGCGTAGTCGGCAAGTTTAAGTTATCCAGCAACGCTTGA
- the tnpA gene encoding IS66-like element accessory protein TnpA translates to MPQERRSYSKSFKAQVIAECAQPDTSIANVALTHNLNANLVHKWIRVHAQKNLTLQTAFIPVKTSPPVPMHQALPATIRIEVPHSKGVVVVSWPAENAAACSASLRDLLR, encoded by the coding sequence ATGCCACAAGAACGCCGTTCCTATTCCAAGTCCTTCAAGGCCCAGGTCATTGCTGAGTGCGCCCAACCTGACACTTCAATTGCCAATGTCGCCTTGACCCACAACCTCAATGCAAACCTCGTCCATAAATGGATTCGGGTGCATGCACAGAAAAACCTGACACTTCAAACCGCCTTCATCCCGGTCAAGACATCGCCGCCGGTGCCGATGCATCAGGCCCTTCCTGCCACGATCCGAATCGAAGTGCCGCATTCAAAAGGCGTAGTCGTGGTGAGTTGGCCGGCAGAAAATGCAGCGGCGTGTTCTGCTTCCCTGCGAGACCTGCTGCGATGA